In Salinigranum marinum, one DNA window encodes the following:
- a CDS encoding universal stress protein — protein MRLLVAIDGTDAGADALDYALDMAVRLGASLLLTYVVEPAAHVTGGDGSKPPHDGERDDGARFVREAIEDSRTTGDDLLHEAANRAAVVDVDADTHVATGDPVEVLPALADETSVDAIVVGHRRAADREAVGDSVAKGLIERSPVPVTVVT, from the coding sequence ATGCGACTCCTCGTCGCCATCGACGGGACAGACGCCGGTGCCGACGCACTCGACTACGCGCTCGACATGGCCGTCCGACTCGGCGCGTCGCTCCTGTTGACGTACGTCGTCGAGCCGGCGGCCCACGTGACGGGCGGCGACGGGTCGAAACCGCCACACGACGGAGAACGCGACGACGGCGCCCGATTCGTCCGAGAGGCGATCGAGGACTCCCGAACGACCGGCGACGACCTGCTCCACGAGGCGGCCAACCGGGCGGCCGTCGTCGACGTCGACGCCGACACGCACGTGGCCACCGGCGACCCGGTCGAGGTGCTTCCGGCGCTCGCCGACGAGACGTCGGTCGATGCCATCGTCGTCGGGCACCGGCGCGCCGCCGACCGGGAGGCGGTCGGCGACAGCGTCGCGAAGGGACTCATCGAGCGCTCGCCGGTGCCCGTGACGGTCGTCACATGA
- a CDS encoding universal stress protein, which produces MTFLVAVDGSDASDHALAYATDLAARLDSDLLVVQAVEPAVVDTGGDEPTSFDDAAGRLIAEAVEGAEADAERVLADAADYARDAGVAVETELLYGPPLQVIPDLTEREEIEGLFVGHRGLSGRYEGLVGSVAKGLVERSTVPVTVVR; this is translated from the coding sequence ATGACGTTCCTCGTTGCGGTCGACGGATCCGACGCGAGCGACCACGCGCTCGCGTACGCCACGGATCTCGCGGCCCGACTCGACAGCGACCTGCTCGTGGTGCAGGCGGTCGAACCGGCCGTCGTCGACACCGGCGGCGACGAACCGACGAGCTTCGACGACGCGGCCGGCCGGCTCATCGCCGAGGCCGTCGAGGGCGCAGAGGCGGACGCCGAACGCGTCCTCGCCGACGCCGCCGACTACGCGCGCGACGCCGGCGTCGCCGTCGAGACCGAACTGCTGTACGGCCCGCCGCTCCAGGTCATCCCCGACCTCACCGAGCGCGAGGAGATAGAGGGGCTCTTCGTGGGCCATCGCGGACTCTCCGGGCGGTACGAGGGGCTCGTCGGGAGCGTCGCGAAGGGGCTCGTCGAGCGGTCGACGGTGCCCGTGACGGTCGTCCGGTGA
- a CDS encoding archaemetzincin family Zn-dependent metalloprotease: MLVDIVPIGDLPAQVKREASAALRSVYDCDVTVHEEQSIPDGAYDRSRNQYRAEEFIELASRTGSAEKNIGITTQDLYYRRRNYVFGLAYLNGNGSVISTARLQTSSDGGISTKPSSEVFADRVRKEVVHEIGHTLGLEHCDNSKCVMSFSPTVREVDVKEENLCGTCSRLVR; the protein is encoded by the coding sequence ATGCTCGTCGACATCGTGCCGATCGGGGACCTTCCCGCCCAAGTCAAACGGGAGGCTTCTGCTGCGCTTCGATCCGTCTACGACTGCGACGTGACCGTCCACGAGGAACAGTCGATCCCCGACGGCGCGTACGATCGCAGTCGGAACCAGTACCGCGCCGAGGAGTTCATCGAACTCGCCTCGCGCACTGGGTCCGCCGAGAAGAACATCGGCATCACCACACAGGACCTGTACTACCGCCGCCGTAACTACGTCTTCGGCCTCGCGTACCTCAACGGAAACGGCTCTGTCATCTCGACGGCGCGCTTGCAGACCTCCTCCGACGGGGGCATCTCGACGAAGCCCTCCAGCGAGGTGTTCGCCGACCGCGTCCGCAAGGAGGTCGTCCACGAGATCGGTCACACGCTCGGGCTCGAACACTGTGACAACTCCAAATGCGTCATGTCCTTCTCGCCGACGGTCCGCGAAGTCGACGTCAAAGAGGAGAACCTCTGCGGCACCTGTTCCCGACTCGTCCGCTGA
- a CDS encoding UPF0146 family protein, with protein MDRSTQPSLVDYLARYDSLVEVGIGRRTDVARALVAAGKTVTATDVQPRSVPVGVGFVADDIVARAARAPGSLYDVDAVYALNLPPELHRPARDVAHAAGAEFCFTTLGGDQPAVPVERVTLPRETLYVARTQ; from the coding sequence GTGGATCGCTCGACGCAGCCATCGCTCGTGGACTACCTCGCCCGCTACGACAGTCTCGTCGAGGTCGGGATCGGCCGACGGACCGACGTGGCACGGGCGCTCGTCGCCGCCGGCAAGACGGTGACCGCGACGGACGTCCAGCCACGATCCGTCCCGGTGGGAGTCGGGTTCGTCGCGGACGACATCGTCGCCCGCGCGGCCCGAGCGCCCGGCTCGCTCTACGACGTCGACGCGGTGTACGCGCTCAACCTGCCGCCGGAGCTTCACCGCCCCGCCCGCGACGTGGCCCACGCCGCCGGTGCCGAGTTCTGCTTCACCACGCTGGGCGGCGATCAGCCCGCCGTGCCGGTCGAGCGAGTGACGCTCCCACGGGAGACGCTCTACGTCGCGCGGACGCAGTGA
- a CDS encoding thiol-disulfide oxidoreductase DCC family protein, which produces MTEDVPSDEGEAGTVDLAAAVEDGPVLFFDGVCNLCNGAVQFVIDRDPRGRIRFASLQSDVGRAVLDRLDLPQDDLETVVLVEGTRAYTKSAAAIRVCELLGGVYGVARVGWLLPRRVRDWLYDRVAERRYDWFGRKDQCMVPTPELRSRFVE; this is translated from the coding sequence ATGACCGAGGACGTCCCGAGCGACGAGGGCGAGGCCGGCACGGTCGATCTCGCGGCGGCGGTCGAGGACGGTCCGGTGCTGTTCTTCGACGGCGTCTGCAACCTCTGTAACGGGGCCGTCCAGTTCGTGATCGACCGCGATCCCCGCGGACGGATCCGCTTTGCCTCCCTGCAGTCCGATGTCGGACGGGCGGTCCTCGACCGGCTCGATCTCCCGCAGGACGACCTGGAGACGGTCGTCCTCGTCGAGGGCACGCGGGCGTACACGAAGTCCGCGGCGGCCATCCGCGTCTGCGAACTGCTCGGCGGTGTCTACGGGGTTGCGCGCGTGGGCTGGCTCCTCCCTCGCCGGGTCCGCGACTGGCTGTACGACCGGGTCGCCGAACGCCGATACGACTGGTTCGGACGGAAAGACCAGTGTATGGTGCCGACGCCGGAACTCCGCTCGCGGTTCGTGGAGTGA
- a CDS encoding DUF2071 domain-containing protein, translated as MVLPLAMGWRHLLFANYPVDPAVVDAHLPDPLAVDTFDGDAWLSVVPFTNVDVRPKGLPAAVGVDLPELNLRTYVTCDGEPGVYFFSLDAQGVSSVIGARLFHHLPYYYARVRLESDGEGGVRFESRRLHPGDRPAHYRATYRPSGDAFESGEDPLAAFLTERYRFYTEAGDGALRYTNVAHEPWTLYPATVTTEANTLFAANGFAEPEAEPVCYYGPGVDVTASRSDQWIHREREESPVVEETA; from the coding sequence ATGGTTCTCCCTCTCGCGATGGGATGGCGGCACCTCCTCTTCGCCAACTACCCCGTGGATCCGGCGGTCGTCGACGCGCACCTCCCCGATCCGCTCGCCGTCGACACCTTCGACGGCGACGCGTGGCTCTCGGTCGTCCCGTTCACGAACGTCGACGTTCGCCCGAAGGGGCTCCCGGCCGCCGTCGGCGTCGACCTGCCGGAACTCAACCTCCGGACGTACGTCACCTGCGACGGCGAACCGGGCGTCTACTTCTTCAGTCTCGACGCGCAGGGCGTTTCGTCCGTGATCGGCGCGCGGCTCTTTCATCACCTGCCGTACTACTACGCCCGGGTTCGGCTGGAGAGCGACGGCGAGGGCGGCGTCCGCTTCGAGAGCCGGCGGCTCCACCCCGGCGACCGGCCGGCCCACTACCGAGCGACCTACCGCCCGAGCGGGGACGCGTTCGAGTCGGGCGAGGACCCGCTGGCGGCGTTTCTGACGGAACGGTACCGCTTTTACACGGAGGCCGGAGACGGAGCGCTCCGTTACACGAACGTCGCTCACGAGCCGTGGACCCTGTACCCGGCGACCGTCACGACCGAGGCGAACACGCTGTTCGCGGCGAACGGCTTCGCCGAACCCGAGGCGGAGCCGGTCTGCTACTACGGTCCGGGCGTCGACGTCACCGCCTCGCGGAGCGACCAGTGGATCCACCGGGAGCGAGAGGAGTCGCCCGTCGTGGAGGAGACTGCATGA
- a CDS encoding site-specific integrase, with the protein MSDGLTPTTPAEAVEWYLAEREPELSEKSQQNQRYRLEQFLEFCDEYDVEDMNAITGRDIHRYRVWASKRVKTVTLRGYLQTFRVFLEFCAAIDAVEPGMRERVQIPKVDPEDEARNEHLGADRAEPILEHLKRFGYASREHVVTAILWHTGIRLGTLRSFDVEDLDRDGRCLKVRHRPESGTPLKNKKRAERLIAVSSYYCSVIEDYIQHNREDVTDDHGRKPLITSSRGRLSEGSIRETIYRVTQPCEIGECPHDKDPKTCEYRDHSQRAGCPSSRSPHGIRRGSITNHLRTGSAQEVVSDRANVSGDILDQHYDERTEREKMEIRREFIEGV; encoded by the coding sequence ATGAGCGATGGACTCACACCTACGACGCCTGCCGAGGCCGTGGAGTGGTACCTCGCTGAGCGGGAACCCGAACTCTCGGAGAAGTCACAACAGAATCAACGATATCGGCTCGAGCAGTTCCTCGAATTCTGTGATGAGTACGATGTCGAGGATATGAACGCCATCACGGGTCGGGACATCCACCGCTATCGTGTCTGGGCGAGCAAGAGGGTGAAGACTGTCACCCTCCGAGGCTACCTCCAGACCTTCCGCGTCTTCCTTGAGTTCTGCGCGGCCATCGATGCCGTCGAGCCGGGGATGCGCGAGCGCGTTCAGATACCGAAAGTCGACCCTGAAGACGAGGCACGTAACGAACATCTTGGGGCCGACCGAGCAGAACCGATACTCGAACATCTCAAACGGTTCGGCTACGCCAGTCGAGAGCACGTCGTTACTGCGATCCTCTGGCATACTGGAATCCGACTGGGAACGCTCCGGTCATTCGATGTCGAGGACCTCGATCGAGACGGTCGGTGTCTCAAGGTCCGTCATCGTCCGGAGTCCGGCACGCCGCTGAAGAACAAAAAGAGGGCTGAGCGCTTGATCGCGGTCAGCTCCTACTACTGCAGCGTGATCGAGGACTACATCCAACACAACCGCGAGGACGTGACGGATGACCACGGTCGGAAGCCGCTGATCACCAGCTCACGAGGGCGACTCAGTGAGGGCTCGATTCGCGAAACGATCTACCGTGTGACCCAGCCGTGTGAGATCGGTGAGTGTCCTCACGACAAGGACCCGAAGACCTGCGAATACCGTGACCACAGCCAGCGCGCTGGCTGTCCATCCTCGCGGTCTCCGCACGGCATTCGGCGCGGATCGATCACCAATCACCTACGGACTGGGTCGGCACAGGAGGTCGTCTCTGACCGGGCGAACGTCTCCGGTGACATACTGGATCAGCACTACGACGAGCGAACCGAACGCGAGAAGATGGAAATCCGCCGCGAGTTCATCGAGGGCGTGTAG
- a CDS encoding DUF7342 family protein gives MTDFDPAPTEEALKRAKQRWKGRKDTFARVYYAVLGLAEYTHYPEIADVADCSENSAKKHLDRLVEMGLVQRDPKLKLARYRRNEAYFEWLDASQIAQELSREEILERVEELESRRAEFEEQFDATDPSNIGLFDQYTDQSTFDRLRSLSEWQSIDRDIQLYKIAFHIASNNGHLLPV, from the coding sequence ATGACCGATTTTGATCCAGCCCCCACAGAGGAGGCGCTCAAGAGAGCAAAGCAACGCTGGAAGGGCCGGAAGGATACTTTTGCGCGTGTTTACTACGCCGTGCTTGGATTAGCCGAATATACTCACTACCCAGAAATTGCGGACGTTGCGGATTGTTCCGAGAATTCAGCAAAGAAGCATCTCGATCGACTGGTCGAGATGGGTCTCGTCCAGCGAGATCCCAAGCTAAAGTTGGCCCGATATCGGCGGAATGAGGCATACTTCGAGTGGCTCGATGCTAGTCAGATCGCCCAGGAACTCTCTAGAGAAGAGATACTGGAACGTGTGGAGGAGCTCGAATCACGAAGAGCGGAGTTCGAGGAACAATTTGACGCTACTGATCCCTCCAACATTGGTCTGTTCGACCAATATACCGACCAATCCACCTTCGACCGTTTGAGATCACTCAGCGAATGGCAAAGCATCGATCGGGACATCCAGCTATACAAAATCGCGTTTCATATCGCATCAAACAACGGCCATCTTCTTCCGGTGTAG